The segment CAACCGACCTCGACTCTCGAGCGCTCTGCTTCGCTCTTGGTCACGCCGACAACTTCAACGTCACGCACAGGCACACTGACCAGTGGCGGAACAATTGCGACCGCCGAGAATCAAGCTCCAATCTTTTCGCGCAGCGATCGCGTCGATGCTGGCAACACGAGCGATTTTTACCGCTTCACGATTGGTCAATCTGGAATCTTCACCGCGAGTTTGACGGGACTCACGGGCGATTCAGATATCCGGTTGATTCAGGATGTAAATAGCAATGGCGTGATCGATAGCGGCGAAATTCTCGCTTGGCAATGGGAACGCGGCACAGCGGCAGAATCGATTCGTCGATTTATCAATCCTGGGACTTACCTTGTAGAAGTTCTAAGCTACCGAAATCAAGCAGCGAATTACACCGTTTCGAGTAATTTTACGGCTGCTGCTAGTGATGATCAGCAGTTTCGGATTGCGCTGACGTTCGCCGATTCTCTAGCTGGATTAAATTCCGCTGCACGTGATGCAATTAATCAAGCAGCAAGGTTCTGGGAAGGAGTGATTCTCAATCGCACAGGCATTACGCGATCGAATACGTTAGACATTGCATTAACGGGTGAAAATCTTGTTGCCCAAGATGGCACTGCTGATACTGGCACATTGGCATTATCCGGACCAACGCTCACGCTAGACTCAGCAAATAATCTCGTGATTACCCGCGGCGCGAGTACGCTCAATACTCGGAAGATTGCTGAATTCAATGCAAATCCGATTTATTTACGCGACATCATGATTCATGAGTTGGCTCACGTCTTCGGATTTGGGACAATTTGGGAGCCGCTTGAATTTGCCTACTCAGACGGAACGCGGGTTAGAGCAGGTCAGACTTGGATCGATCGCACCAGTGCCACGTATCGCGCCAACAGTTATGCAGGAGCAGCCTATGGCGATTTGTTAGGCACGGGCACTGCAACTGCGGTTCCGATCGAGCCACAGGTCTTTTTCCACTGGGATGAGCGGCGGTTTGATATCGAGTTGATGACTCCGTTTGCGGAATCTCCGGGAGTCGCAATGCCAATGAGCAGCCTAACTTTGGGAGCGTTACGCGATTTGGGATGGAGCGTGAATTTTGGCGCAATTCAACCTTATGCGCTGCCCAATCTTGCCAGTGTAACGGCGAGCACGTCGCCGAATCCGGGTGGAGCAGCTCTGTTGAGCTACAAATGCGGCTGTAGAGGCTGTTTAGCAGCCGTACGGACAGAGATTCTCTCGCCTAGGTTGTCTGATCAGATTCAGGCAACGGCTTAAACCCCTGTTTAAAGCAAAATTGCCTTAAAACAAAACTGCCCCGAACTCAAATTGAGTTGCAGGGCATAGGGACAGTTAAACGCTAAGCCTATTATGGTCAGGAGTTAGCGAGATCTTCGGGAAACGAGGGACGGTTGTTGGAGTGTCCATTGAAGCGATCGTGATCGCTTCAATGGACACACACTTATAGATACCAGTGTGGGCTGGAGTCCTGAGATATACTTCTGCATCGTTGGTTTGATGTTTTTAGATCACCCTTGATATCTTTAAGAGCAGCGATTCAGCTGCTTTTTTCTTGCTTTGAACTACAGGTTTGACAGTACACTAGACGCGATCGAGTTCTTTTTTCCGCGCTAGTCGTCTATGCAATTTCTCTCGCCCCTGTACGCCATTTTCTTGCTTTGTGTGATCGGAGTGTACTGGTCGGCACGTTCAACCTGGTTGAGATCTTGGTTAATCTTTCTCGCCAGTTTAGTGTTTTATGCGTCACTTCAAGCCCAGTATATTCCGCTGTTGCTGGTCGCGACAGTGATTAACTATTGGCTAGGGAGGGCGATGGGAGTGCCGCCAGATTGGCGAATTGAAGATTGGCAGTTTGCTCAAGCTGACTGGAATCAGCGACGGTTGCGCGTGCTGTGCGCGGGGATTTTTCTCAATGTCCTGTTGCTCGTAGGATTTAAGTATGTGCCGTTTGTGTTTGGAACGATCGGAGAAATCTTAGATATTCCAACGATTCAACAAACTGCAAACTGGACAGATATTCACCTCATTGCACCTTTTGGGCTGAGCTTTTTCTGTTTTGAATGTATTGCGTATTTAGTCGATGTGTATCGGGGAGCGCCTGCGGCTCAAGGGTTTCTCGATTTTGCAGCCTATAAGCTGTTTTTTGCCAAGTTGATTTCTGGCCCGATTACGCGCTATCACCCGTTTGTCGGACAGATCCAGGCAGTTCAAGCACCTCAAATGCCGCAAATTACAGAAGGGCTTTGGCTAATTGCCTGTGGAGCGATTAAGAAAGGATTAGTGGCAGATCGCTTAAATGTCCTCGTCAATTTAAGTTTTGACAATATTCAACGCGCAGGAAGTGCAGATCTGTGGTTAGCAATTATTGCGTATGGGTTCCAGCTTTATCTCGATTTTAGTGGCTACGTGGATGTAGCACGCGGAAGTGCATTGCTCCTCGGGATCAAACTTCCAGAGAATTTTAATTTTCCTTATCTGACGACAAGCCTGGCTGATTTTTGGCGACGTTGGCACATGACCTTGGGCGATTGGTTGCGCAATTACCTTTATTTTCCCTTGGGTGGATCGCGGCGCGGATTGTTTCGGACTTGTTTGAATTTGCTGATTGTGATGACGATCGCGGGAATTTGGCACGGAGCAGCGTGGGGATTTTTGGCGTGGGGTGTGATTCATGGAATTGGACTCGCCATCCACCGATTGAATGTCGCGATCGCAAAACAATTCACCTGGATTTCAGCAGCTTGGTCAAGTTTGCCTGGGATGTTAGTCGCTTGGGCGTTGACTCAATCGTTGGTCTTCATTTCGTGGATCTTTTTCCGGTTGCCGAATGTCGATTCTGCGTTGAAGGTGGTAGAGCGACTTTGGGGCTATTCGGCGGATGTACAATATGCTCAAAAAGTTTATACAGAAGCAGTTGGGTTGAATCCGCCTCAGATTGTCATGATCTTGAGCGCGATCGCGTTGATCATGGTCTTCGCTTATCTGTTACAGCGCAGCTTGAAGTTGAATTTAACTTGGCATTTGAAGCTTTTGCTAGTTCCCCTGTGTTGGTACGTGGTATGGCAACTTGCTCCAGAAGCAGGTACGCAATACATTTACTTTGATTTCTAATTCATTCGGATTTAGGAGGATTTTCTTGCATGATGGAGAGTGGAGTAACTGAAGTTTCTGCTATGAAAACTGAAGAAACAGCTAGCCCGGCAGAGGTAACAGAGATTCGGGCTTGGGGAACGGTGACGGTTTTAGAAGAATCGAAGCGATATCGAATTAATCGAATTGAGATTAAGCCGGGAGCACATATTAGTACTCAGATGCATTACCATCGCAGTGAACATTGGATTGTCGTGTCTGGGACAGCCCGAGTGATCTGTGGTGGAGAAGAGAAGGTATTAATGCAGAAACAATCCACTTATGTCCCAATGGCAACGCCACATCGGGTGGATAATCCGGGAGTGATTCCGCTCGTGATGATCGAGGTGCAGAATGGGGAGTATTTGGGTGAGGACGATATTGTTCGGTTTGAGAAAGATCCGAATTCTTGAGGAGATGGGGAATGGGGAAAACCTAACTCAGAGCGTTCCCTACTCCCCACTCTTTTCCACGCATTCACAACTCAAACAGAATCGCTATAGCTCTTGTCCTCCAGCTTGAACTGTATCCACTTCTTTAACTTTCAGATTCAGCGGTACTTTCAAACTCGATCGCTGTTTTAAACTGGTCTGATAGCGACCGAGAGCTGTTAAGGGGAAGTGCTGCTGATAGAGATGATATTTCAGGTAGAAATGACCCGGAAATCCAGTGCCTGTGAACCAATCTTCATTCCAGGCTCCATCTTGCTGAGTGCTAATTAGATAAGCGACTCCCTTATCGATCGCTTCCCATTCATAGTCGCCTGTTCCATCGCCTGCTGCAAGTAATCCAATTAATGCCCAAGCGGTTTGAGAGGCAGTACTCGCTCCTTGTCCTTTTAGCGCTGGATTCTTATAACTTTCGCAAGTTTCGCCCCAACCTCCATCGGGATTCTGAACACTCACAATCCAATTAGCACCGCGCTGAATACTTCGCCAATGCGTATTCGGAGCAACTTTTGCGAGGGCAGCTAAAACACCACTGGTTCCATAGAGATAGTTCACGCCCCAACGTCCAAACCACGAGCCATCTTTTTCTTGTTCGAGGGTGAGATAGCGCAGAGCACGATCGAGCTTTTCTGGAGTAATGGCAACTCCTAACTCTGGCTCAATCTGCCCCAACATTTCCAGCACTCTCGCAGTCACATCAGCAGTGTTCGGATCAATCATTGCTCTGAGATCGCCATAAGGAACCTCATTGATCCAGTCTTGATCGTTATCGAGATCAAAAGCCGCCCAGCCCCCCGGTTTACACTGCATTGTGCTGATCCACTCGACGCAACGAGCGATCGCTTGTCGCTTTAAACCTTGATTCGGCATGTGGATCAAGTCGAGTGCCATCACCACAACAGCCGAATCGTCTACGTCTGGGTAGAATCGATTCTCAAATTCAAACGCCCAGGCTCCGGGCTTGCCTTGAGTGTTTTTAACCGCCCAATCTCCGTAACTGAGAATTTGTTTTTCGAGCAACCATTCTCCTGCTTTGACCAGTGTTGGATCATCTGGAGCTACCCCAGATTCGATCAGAGATCGTACAACTAATCCAGTGTCCCAAACCGGAGAAACACAAGGCTGAATTCGATAGCTATTCTCTTCTTCGATCGCAAAATGATCGATCGCATTCATGCCTCTGACCACGTAGGGATCATTGACGTCATATCCTAAGCACCGTAATGCAATCAGAGAATTGAGCATCGCGGGAATAATTCCGCCCCAGTCTCCGGTTGCTTCTTGCCGTTCAAGTACCCATTTTTCGGCAGCTTTAATTCCTTCTTCTCGTAGTGGGACAAGATTCCAATCTTCTGCAAATTTGAAAGCTCGATCGAGATCGAGAAATAAATCTGTCCAATCTGATTTTCTGGGCAATTCATATTTGACGTTGTGCACGCCTTCAACGTAAAGCTCATCGAGCGTGATGGTTGGATTTGTGATGAATACAGGCTTACGATCAAACGCGATCAATAGGGGTACAGTACTGCCCCGCGCCCAGCTAGACATCTCGTAGATACTGAACGTATGCCCCGAAAATAGCGGCTCCGATCCAAACGGATTTGGAACCTCAATTTTCAGTGATGGCAGCAGCATAATCCAAGCTGGAATGGAGGGAATGCCTCGCCAGTCGTAGCATCCAATCAACGCTAAATGGAATTTCGTGAAAATGCGAGTTTTGCTAATTCCGCCGCGTGCCAGGATAAATTCTTTTGCCTTGATCAAAGCGGAATCAGTTGCCGGAACTTCTAATAACCGGAGTGCCATGTACGTCTCAACGGTGGTACTGAGATCGCCGCCGTCGCCGTAATACAGTTCCCAGCCTCCATGTTCTCGTTGTTGCGATCGCAAGTATTGCTCAGCTTTCTGCAATGGTCGCTCTTGATCGGTGCCCCAAATCTTATGCAGCAGAATCGTTTCTGCGGTGATGGTCACATTCGATTCGAGTTCTGCCCACCAATAGCCTTCTGGTTTTTGTAACGACAGTAGATATTGCTGACTGGCTTCGATCGCATTTTCTAGCGCTGACATCTTAGATACTCCTCACACCAACCCAAACCTTATCATCTGCATCGGCTTCTCTGCCAGACTGTGCTGATTGCACTGATCTTGTTTTTTGTTCTAGAGTAAATCCTCTTGAATTTCCACTTTACCTTGACGATGTATTGGGAATTTAAGGTAACGTTTTCATCGACGCGAAGAAATGCCATTTCCAGCGCTCCGCTAAAATTCGTGCCTTCATGGTGAGCTTGACATGTCTGATATCGTTCTTGGGATTTCGATCGTGAGTTTCTTGATTTGGGTCTATTTGCTAGCGTTCAGAGGTCAGTTTTGGCAGATGGATCAGCGGTTGCCAACAGGTGAAATTCAGAATGCGTCGGTTTGTGTGGTGATTCCAGCGCGCAATGAGGCGGATATGCTGCCGCTGACGTTACGATCGCTTTTGACACAGGATTTTTCAGGCTCTCTCACGATTTTTCTCGTCGATGATCACAGTACAGATGGCACGGCAGAAATTGCGCGATCGACGGCTGAAGAATGCAATCAATCTGCTCGGTTGCAGATCATTCCAGCTCAGCCTTTGCTGAGTGGCTGGACAGGGAAGCTTTGGGCGGTGCAGCAGGGAATTGAACGAGCAATAGAGCTAAAGCCGGACTACATTTTGCTGACGGACGCAGATATTCAACATGATTCAGGGAATGTGCGGGATTTAGTGAGTTGGGCGATGGCAGACGATCGAGAGTTAGTTTCTCTGATGGTGCGCTTGCGCTGTGTGAGTATTTGGGAAAAGCTATTAATTCCAGCGTTTGTGTTCTTTTTTGCCAAGTTGTATCCGTTTCGCTGGGCGAATGATCCGGCTCGAACGCTAGCGGCAGCGGCAGGAGGCTGTAGTTTGATTCGACGCGAGGCGTTGGAGCGAATTGGTGGAATGTATGCAATTCGGCAGGCGTTAATTGATGATTGCGCTTTGGCAGATGCGATTAAGGCAAGTGGAACGAGGCGGATTTGGCTCGGACTCACGCGATCGACAATTAGCCTTCGTCCTTACGATTCGCTCGATACGATTTGGAAAATGGTCGCTCGAACGGCTTATACCCAATTGAACTATTCGCCAATCTTGCTGGTTGGATCGGTGCTGGGAATGGGTTTGGTTTACCTTGCACCGATTCTTGTGCTGAATTGGATCGGGTTAGTGACGTATGTGTTGATGTCGATCGCTTATTTTCCGATCGTGCGATTTTATCGCTGTCCCGCTTGGTCTGCCTTTTGTTTGCCTGCGATCGCGTTTCTGTATACCTTAATGACGATCGACTCTGCACTCCAACATTGGCAAGGTAAAGGCGGAGCCTGGAAAGGTCGCACCTATGGCACATAAAATCTTGCAATCCTAACCCATTCCGAAAAATCAGAGGTATTGACGACGTTAAGCTAGTGCTAAGGATCGGTCAGTTTAGCGAGGCAGGAGCAATCCGATCGCGATCGCAACAATCGCCCCAATCAATGTATTCAAAATATTTACGACATCATGCGTTAGAAATGGGACTTTATCCTCGATCGTCGCTCCGATCAAACTTTCAATCGTCGTGGCTACAAAAGCCGCGATCGCACAAATTCCAATGCCAATCGGACTGATTAATCCTAGCGACCAGCCGACGATTGCGATCGCAACCGATCCCACAACTCCTGAGATCGTGCCTTCCAAACTCACCGCGCCTTCTGTTCCACGGGGGACGGGTTTTAATGTCGTAATTAAGAAAGTTCTCTGCCCGTAAGCCTTACCAATCTCAGTTCCACAAGTATCAGAAAGCTTGGTGCAAAAACTCGCGACATATCCCAATGCCAAGAGTGGAATGAAATCGATCGCGAACTGCGTCACATTTAAACCCAACACCAATAAGGCACAAATCGCCCCGACTAGCGCCGATCCCCAAACATTTCCTGCCCCTCTTGCACCCGATCGCGCTTCTGCAATCCCCAACGCTTCTTTCTGCGCCTTGCCAACGAATGTTACGCCTGAACCAACTAGAAAATAAAAGACGACCAGTAAGTAACCTCGCCAGCCCAAACATCCCCAAACAATCACACCTAAAATCCAAGCATTGACAATGCCGCCCGGAGTTAGAAGCTTCTTAGGTGCGATCGCTAGCAGTCCTAACAAAACCGCATTCAGCACGATCGCGATCAGCCAATCTGTCATCGAAGGAATTGCTGGAGGCATACGCACAGAAAAAATTCGCCATAATTGATTCTGACATCAACGAGCGGCGAAATCATGAATTCAGTGCTATTTCATCTCGCCTTTCCAGTGCGGGATATTCCCACGACAAAGGCTTACTATGTGGACGGTTTAGGCTGCGGTTTAGGGCGAGAAAATGATCAAGCTGCGATTTTGAATTTATATGATCACCAGTTGGTTGCCCATGTGACGCATGACGAAATTGCTCCACAAAAAGGGATTTATCCGCGTCACTT is part of the Leptolyngbya boryana PCC 6306 genome and harbors:
- a CDS encoding FG-GAP repeat domain-containing protein, which gives rise to MTTNLLARNVTTGANQIWSITSSSPVVRNDLPTEADANWQVAGIADFNRDGQQDLLWRNFRTGAMRIWQLENGTAQTIALDPVIDLNSRVAGLADFNNDGSVDILWQNTESGETSLWLLNNTAIAQKTGIASTGPGGWRIQGITDLNLDRSPDLIWYDLNTGQTAVWTLNNGVFAQGLYLDPAPSLDWKIAGIGDFNGDRFSDLVWRNETTGETQFWLYNGIQRVQTTAGRSLSSDWQSLSRTDLNGDGTTDLLWRNSSTGELLGWFVRNGSVADATTVFTEPNLDWQPTSTLERSASLLVTPTTSTSRTGTLTSGGTIATAENQAPIFSRSDRVDAGNTSDFYRFTIGQSGIFTASLTGLTGDSDIRLIQDVNSNGVIDSGEILAWQWERGTAAESIRRFINPGTYLVEVLSYRNQAANYTVSSNFTAAASDDQQFRIALTFADSLAGLNSAARDAINQAARFWEGVILNRTGITRSNTLDIALTGENLVAQDGTADTGTLALSGPTLTLDSANNLVITRGASTLNTRKIAEFNANPIYLRDIMIHELAHVFGFGTIWEPLEFAYSDGTRVRAGQTWIDRTSATYRANSYAGAAYGDLLGTGTATAVPIEPQVFFHWDERRFDIELMTPFAESPGVAMPMSSLTLGALRDLGWSVNFGAIQPYALPNLASVTASTSPNPGGAALLSYKCGCRGCLAAVRTEILSPRLSDQIQATA
- a CDS encoding MBOAT family O-acyltransferase, whose amino-acid sequence is MQFLSPLYAIFLLCVIGVYWSARSTWLRSWLIFLASLVFYASLQAQYIPLLLVATVINYWLGRAMGVPPDWRIEDWQFAQADWNQRRLRVLCAGIFLNVLLLVGFKYVPFVFGTIGEILDIPTIQQTANWTDIHLIAPFGLSFFCFECIAYLVDVYRGAPAAQGFLDFAAYKLFFAKLISGPITRYHPFVGQIQAVQAPQMPQITEGLWLIACGAIKKGLVADRLNVLVNLSFDNIQRAGSADLWLAIIAYGFQLYLDFSGYVDVARGSALLLGIKLPENFNFPYLTTSLADFWRRWHMTLGDWLRNYLYFPLGGSRRGLFRTCLNLLIVMTIAGIWHGAAWGFLAWGVIHGIGLAIHRLNVAIAKQFTWISAAWSSLPGMLVAWALTQSLVFISWIFFRLPNVDSALKVVERLWGYSADVQYAQKVYTEAVGLNPPQIVMILSAIALIMVFAYLLQRSLKLNLTWHLKLLLVPLCWYVVWQLAPEAGTQYIYFDF
- a CDS encoding phosphomannose isomerase type II C-terminal cupin domain, whose protein sequence is MKTEETASPAEVTEIRAWGTVTVLEESKRYRINRIEIKPGAHISTQMHYHRSEHWIVVSGTARVICGGEEKVLMQKQSTYVPMATPHRVDNPGVIPLVMIEVQNGEYLGEDDIVRFEKDPNS
- the shc gene encoding squalene--hopene cyclase — encoded protein: MSALENAIEASQQYLLSLQKPEGYWWAELESNVTITAETILLHKIWGTDQERPLQKAEQYLRSQQREHGGWELYYGDGGDLSTTVETYMALRLLEVPATDSALIKAKEFILARGGISKTRIFTKFHLALIGCYDWRGIPSIPAWIMLLPSLKIEVPNPFGSEPLFSGHTFSIYEMSSWARGSTVPLLIAFDRKPVFITNPTITLDELYVEGVHNVKYELPRKSDWTDLFLDLDRAFKFAEDWNLVPLREEGIKAAEKWVLERQEATGDWGGIIPAMLNSLIALRCLGYDVNDPYVVRGMNAIDHFAIEEENSYRIQPCVSPVWDTGLVVRSLIESGVAPDDPTLVKAGEWLLEKQILSYGDWAVKNTQGKPGAWAFEFENRFYPDVDDSAVVVMALDLIHMPNQGLKRQAIARCVEWISTMQCKPGGWAAFDLDNDQDWINEVPYGDLRAMIDPNTADVTARVLEMLGQIEPELGVAITPEKLDRALRYLTLEQEKDGSWFGRWGVNYLYGTSGVLAALAKVAPNTHWRSIQRGANWIVSVQNPDGGWGETCESYKNPALKGQGASTASQTAWALIGLLAAGDGTGDYEWEAIDKGVAYLISTQQDGAWNEDWFTGTGFPGHFYLKYHLYQQHFPLTALGRYQTSLKQRSSLKVPLNLKVKEVDTVQAGGQEL
- a CDS encoding glycosyltransferase, whose protein sequence is MSDIVLGISIVSFLIWVYLLAFRGQFWQMDQRLPTGEIQNASVCVVIPARNEADMLPLTLRSLLTQDFSGSLTIFLVDDHSTDGTAEIARSTAEECNQSARLQIIPAQPLLSGWTGKLWAVQQGIERAIELKPDYILLTDADIQHDSGNVRDLVSWAMADDRELVSLMVRLRCVSIWEKLLIPAFVFFFAKLYPFRWANDPARTLAAAAGGCSLIRREALERIGGMYAIRQALIDDCALADAIKASGTRRIWLGLTRSTISLRPYDSLDTIWKMVARTAYTQLNYSPILLVGSVLGMGLVYLAPILVLNWIGLVTYVLMSIAYFPIVRFYRCPAWSAFCLPAIAFLYTLMTIDSALQHWQGKGGAWKGRTYGT
- a CDS encoding TIGR00297 family protein: MPPAIPSMTDWLIAIVLNAVLLGLLAIAPKKLLTPGGIVNAWILGVIVWGCLGWRGYLLVVFYFLVGSGVTFVGKAQKEALGIAEARSGARGAGNVWGSALVGAICALLVLGLNVTQFAIDFIPLLALGYVASFCTKLSDTCGTEIGKAYGQRTFLITTLKPVPRGTEGAVSLEGTISGVVGSVAIAIVGWSLGLISPIGIGICAIAAFVATTIESLIGATIEDKVPFLTHDVVNILNTLIGAIVAIAIGLLLPR